One segment of Perognathus longimembris pacificus isolate PPM17 chromosome 26, ASM2315922v1, whole genome shotgun sequence DNA contains the following:
- the Cldn18 gene encoding claudin-18, with amino-acid sequence MSVTVCQGLGFVVSALGLAGVVAATCMDQWSTQDLYNNPVTAVFNYQGLWRSCVRESSGFTECRGYFTLLGLPAMLQAVRALMIVGIVLGVIGILVSIFALKCIRIGSMEDSAKAKMTLTSGILFIISGVCAIIGVSVFANMLVTNFWMSTANMYGSMGGMVQTVQTRYTFGAALFVGWVAGGLTLIGGVMMCIACRGLTPDDSNYKAVSYHASGHNVAYKPGGLKASTGFGPPARNQKIYEGGPARAEDEAQSQPSKYDYV; translated from the exons ATGTCTGTCACTGTGTGCCAGGGCCTGGGGTTCGTGGTGTCCGCCCTCGGCCTGGCCGGTGTGGTGGCGGCCACCTGCATGGACCAGTGGAGCACACAGGATCTGTACAACAACCCGGTGACCGCCGTGTTCAACTACCAGGGCCTGTGGCGCTCGTGCGTGCGCGAGAGCTCGGGCTTCACCGAGTGCCGGGGCTACTTCACCCTCCTGGGACTGCCGG ccatgCTGCAAGCCGTGCGCGCCCTCATGATCGTGGGCATCGTGCTGGGGGTCATCGGCATCCTGGTGTCCATCTTCGCCCTGAAATGCATTCGCATCGGCAGCATGGAGGACTCGGCCAAGGCCAAGATGACGCTGACCTCCGGGATCCTGTTCATCATCTCAG GCGTGTGCGCCATCATCGGGGTGTCCGTGTTCGCCAACATGCTGGTGACGAACTTCTGGATGTCCACGGCCAACATGTACGGCAGCATGGGTGGGATGGTCCAGACGGTGCAAACCAG GTACACCTTCGGCGCCGCGCTGTTCGTGGGCTGGGTGGCCGGAGGCCTCACGCTCATCGGAGGGGTCATGATGTGCATCGCCTGTCGGGGGCTGACGCCCGATGACTCCAA CTACAAAGCCGTGTCTTACCACGCCTCGGGCCACAACGTGGCCTACAAGCCCGGGGGCCTCAAAGCCAGCACGGGCTTCGGGCCTCCCGCCCGGAACCAGAAGATCTACGAGGGGGGCCCGGCCCGCGCCGAGGACGAGGCCCAATCTCAGCCCTCCAAGTACGACTACGTGTAa